One window of Acidobacteriota bacterium genomic DNA carries:
- a CDS encoding Fic family protein: MEALIIQLLSNADEVSIRSIADAAGIPNDETERKAIRRALASLSRQNIVVPKGSARSRVYVLPEKTPEADVLQENEKRVETTGSKIGHFLKGIDVSPESKELWNYVTQALAERAPVGYIHEFLLSYEPNETFYLAADHREKLKTLGQVEAVVQPAGTYARNILDRLLIDLSWNSSRLEGNTYSLLETKRLIELGETATGKEVSEAQMILNHKAAIEYIVESVEDDGITSHEIRSVHALLSENLLGDPAASGRLRTIIVEIGGSTYVPLENPQLIRECFDIFIEKMNLIEDPFEQSLFSIVHLSYLQAFEDVNKRTARLVANIPLVKKNLRPLSFTDVDKGCLCLCTSRYLRKE, from the coding sequence TTGGAAGCCCTCATCATTCAATTGCTGAGTAATGCGGACGAGGTTAGTATCCGCTCAATCGCGGATGCAGCCGGGATTCCCAACGATGAAACCGAACGCAAAGCGATTCGAAGAGCCTTGGCGTCATTGTCAAGACAAAACATAGTCGTTCCGAAAGGTTCTGCACGCTCACGCGTATACGTTCTGCCCGAGAAAACGCCCGAAGCAGATGTGCTTCAAGAGAACGAGAAACGCGTCGAAACGACGGGGTCAAAAATCGGCCATTTTCTTAAAGGGATCGACGTCTCGCCAGAATCGAAAGAGTTATGGAATTACGTCACTCAAGCTCTCGCCGAACGAGCTCCCGTCGGTTACATTCACGAATTCCTGCTCTCCTACGAACCGAACGAGACCTTCTATCTCGCCGCCGACCACCGGGAAAAATTGAAGACCCTTGGACAGGTCGAGGCGGTCGTTCAACCGGCTGGAACTTACGCCCGAAACATACTGGATCGGCTGTTGATCGATTTGTCTTGGAACTCCAGCCGGCTCGAGGGGAACACTTACTCCCTGCTTGAGACCAAACGGTTGATAGAACTGGGCGAAACGGCGACCGGGAAGGAAGTATCCGAAGCCCAAATGATCTTGAACCATAAAGCGGCGATAGAGTACATAGTTGAATCCGTCGAAGACGATGGGATCACGTCACATGAGATCCGTAGCGTTCACGCTCTTCTCTCGGAGAATTTGCTCGGGGATCCGGCCGCGTCCGGGCGGTTGCGAACGATCATTGTGGAGATTGGCGGTTCGACATATGTTCCCCTCGAAAATCCACAACTGATCCGCGAGTGTTTCGATATCTTCATAGAAAAGATGAACCTAATCGAAGATCCGTTCGAACAGTCACTATTTTCGATCGTACACTTGTCATACCTTCAAGCATTCGAGGATGTGAACAAGAGGACCGCGCGACTCGTCGCGAACATCCCGCTGGTCAAGAAAAACCTCCGGCCGCTATCTTTCACGGACGTCGATAAAGGATGCCTATGTTTATGCACTTCTCGGTATTTACGAAAGGAATGA